One Drechmeria coniospora strain ARSEF 6962 chromosome 01, whole genome shotgun sequence genomic region harbors:
- a CDS encoding mRNA decapping hydrolase, with product MKQKKKETRSRFPLPVTTSSSLASNRSPLSRAGILRACPIGTEEDRPATRTAAAAAEVAGMGDDHDGNLGARAESLVPRFQLDRVLNQGAHSGDLFLPPQPSKEGPLTDLVVDQGGRRTSMYGTIDGRPAVLIVERAPFPTSEAYLGRLPASLARVRNLGANDIYSWSMARSGGGDETGTTVDADDFFADLKINLIYPCTETHVSKYSKQGLRFVTETPDIYRDKVRPYMQRKREQGRLNWVYNIIDGKTEVEDVIYRTQLGEAGDEGFLLLPDLNWDRSTLEALHLLAIVERRDIWSLRDLRKKHIPWLEHMKDKLLSATVLTYPAVARDQLKLYVHYQPTYYHFHIHVVHVALEAGVTQATGKAVGLESIIETLKAMAGPDDGEAGMDRLSMSYTLGEASELWTQIFAPIGTESL from the coding sequence AGCGTGTCCGATAGGAACTGAAGAAGACCGGCCAGCAACGCggacggcagcagcagcagccgaaGTGGCAGGCATGGGTGACGACCACGATGGCAACCTCGGCGCGAGGGCCGAGTCTCTCGTGCCCAGGTTCCAGCTAGACCGGGTTCTCAACCAAGGTGCGCACTCGGGTGAcctttttcttcctcctcagCCATCGAAGGAGGGACCGCTGACAGACCTCGTGGTAGACCAGGGTGGACGGCGGACGAGCATGTACGGCACCATCGACGGACGACCGGCcgtcctcatcgtcgagCGGGCGCCCTTCCCGACCTCGGAGGCctacctcggccgcctgccgGCCTCCCTCGCGCGCGTGCGCAACCTCGGGGCCAACGACATCTACAGCTGGAGCATGGCGCGCtcgggaggcggcgacgagacgggcacgaccgtcgatgccgacgacttCTTCGCCGACCTCAAGATCAACCTGATCTACCCTTGCACCGAGACACAcgtgagcaagtacagcaagcagGGCTTGCGCTTCGTCACCGAGACGCCCGACATCTACAGGGACAAGGTCAGGCCGTACATGCAGCGCAAGCGGGAGCAGGGACGTCTGAACTGGGTCTACAATATCATCGACGGCAAgaccgaggtcgaggacgtcaTCTACAGAacccagctcggcgaggccggcgacgagggcttcctgctgctgccggaCCTCAACTGGGACAGGAGCACGCTCGAGGCTCTGCATctgctcgccatcgtcgagaggCGCGACATCTGGTCCCTCCGCGACCTCCGCAAGAAGCACATCCCCTGGCTGGAACACATGAAGGACAAGCTcctgtcggcgacggtgttGACGTACCCTGCCGTCGCCCGGGACCAGCTCAAGCTGTACGTGCACTACCAGCCGACCTACTACCACTTCCACATCCACGTCGTccacgtcgccctcgaggccggcgtcacGCAAGCAACCGGCAAGGCCGTCGGGCTGGAGAGCATCATCGAGACGCTGAAGGCCATGGCGGGCCCCGATGACGGAGAAGCGGGTATGGATCGGCTGTCGATGAGCTATACCCTGGGCGAGGCTAGCGAGTTGTGGACACAGATTTTTGCCCCGATTGGTACTGAGTCTCTATAG
- a CDS encoding gamma interferon inducible lysosomal thiol reductase, with amino-acid sequence MGEKNGGSSSRSSSRSNNRNNSARSRSSFSPATSMASRFRSYLRTVLSVVAISIIGLHLSRGSFVHGYSLPRAAANKLVPLEAHIISKCPDTKAALHLLILPVMKRVHHMVDFKLNYIGKPAAGGRVTCKHGQDECKGNIIELCARELYPDPLINLEFINCLSQDFMRIPQDALVERCAVEHGIDVARLKNCAIGNGGAHGLELLRESVKRTAETWGIFCVFLRRC; translated from the exons ATGGGGGAAAAgaacggcggcagcagcagccgcagcagcagcagaagcaacAACAGGAATAACAGCGCGAGAAGCCGGAGCAGCTTTTCCCCCGCTACCAGCATGGCCAGCCGGTTCCGCAGCTACCTCCGCACTGTCCTCTCCGTCGTAGCAATCTCGATCATCGGCTTGCACCTCTCACGCGGAAGCTTCGTGCATGGCTACAGTCTCCCACGGGCGGCTGCGAATAAACTGGTGCCGCTCGAGGCACACATCATAAGCAAATGCCCCGACACAAAG GCTGCCCTTCACCTTCTCATCCTCCCCGTCATGAAACGCGTTCATCACATGGTCGACTTTAAGCTCAACTACATTGGAAA GCCCGCGGCCGGTGGTCGCGTCACGTGCAAACACGGCCAAGATGAGTGCAAGGGAAACATCATCGAGCTCTGCGCCCGCGAACTCTACCCCGACCCCTTGATCAATCTCGAGTTCATCAATTGCCTCAGCCAGGACTTCATGCGGATCCCCCaggacgccctcgtcgagagATGCGCGGTAGagcacggcatcgacgttGCTCGCCTCAAAAACTGCGCGATAGGCAACGGAGGCGCCCACGGGCTCGAGCTCCTGCGGGAGAGCGTCAAGcggacggccgag ACCTGGGGCATATTTTGTGTTTTTTTACGCCGGTGCTGA
- a CDS encoding ATP synthase regulation protein NCA2 gives MSLVADQVRRRDAYLDRLPIFRPQSWSEEGSADVDEHGFTTVAAADALVTPRVDHLLRIIQSLSTTSTQPLLSAQRVRDLLLQSGIPSEHLHAKGDKDAAQRQVDARTFYENEIKWLLVTKATVHLYGVVLNSLLDRIIPLSDDIWYWSEVLSSHTYSSLYAAQTSPLRFWAWSQDVYRSTRTRMRSVDLRSAPSDLVDSTATGLTQQWSRFYGIVRDSIRERSLANIQRRVLSPVAFCRSEARRKQGQLRKLKEMTASGLGVLMYEGLQFGQESEKAEAGDPGDLKSTVERSIALMNVVLWEVCNLRSDMDEFEDKVFTGVAEDPAVSGHMFETTAMDRPAILARRLLALIDKALPQHAAAMQSLTRANGRPPVAVRYWLPAVVGLLSSTTVLRVLVNRKADIVDWIADFGQTVRDFWFNWIVLPVQKVIKTIRHDEASEIAIMSRDSLRADRESLERMVVDFAMDKPHFADGSSSLSAAQVAAIRAKVAEGDVTPVLRAFEKDLKSPLVGAVRGDLVRSLLIQVQKTKVDLEVAMTGIDSLLKSQELVFGFVGLTPGVLVSIGVLRYLGSLLGGRSGQRRTSTAGRAVRILRNVDRILSEARPAQGNVLPYKDHGLLLFEVHVLREVVGKLMPRDIRRDFLDDLDDLANMKGILVQSKALERIRWAYARWLN, from the exons ATGTCTCTTGTCGCCGA TCAGGTGCGTCGTCGGGACGCCTACCTCGACCGCCTTCCCATATTCCGCCCCCAAAGCTGGTCTGAGGAGGGAagcgccgacgtcgatgagCACGGCTTCACTAccgttgctgccgccgatgctCTAGTCACGCCGAGGGTAGACCATCTTCTGCGGATAATCCAATCGCTGAGTacgacgtcgacgcagccGCTTCTCTCGGCACAACGAGTGCGagacctcctcctccagtCCGGCATACCCTCGGAGCATCTCCATGCAAAGGGGGACAAGGACGCAGCACAGCGCCAAGTAGATGCCAGAACCTTTTACGAAAACGAAATAAAGTGGTTGCTCGTCACAAAGGCCACCGTCCACCTGTACGGTGTCGTTCTCAAcagcctcctcgaccgaATCATCCCGCTGAGCGACGACATATGGTACTGGTCCGAAGTGTTGAGCTCGCATACCTACAGCAGCCTCTACGCCGCGCAGACGTCGCCGCTGCGATTCTGGGCTTGGTCCCAAGATGTGTaccgctcgacgaggacccGGATGCGGTCCGTCGACTTGCGCAGCGCTCCatccgacctcgtcgactcCACAGCCACGGGCTTGACGCAGCAATGGAGCAGGTTCTACGGCATCGTGCGTGACAGCATCCGAGAACGGTCCCTGGCCAACATCCAGCGCAGGGTGCTGTCCCCGGTCGCCTTCTGCCGGTCCGAGGCGCGTCGTAAGCAGGGGCAGCTGAGAAAGCTGAAGGAGATGACGGcgagcggcctcggcgttCTCATGTACGAAGGTCTCCAGTTCGGCCAGGAGAGTGAAAAGGCCGAGGCAGGCGACCCGGGAGACCTGAAGAGCACGGTGGAGCGGAGCATCGCCCTCATGAACGTGGTCCTCTGGGAGGTGTGCAACTTACGCTCGGACATGGACGAATTCGAAGACAAAGTCTTCACGGGCGTTGCGGAGGACCCCGCCGTGTCGGGTCACATGttcgagacgacggcgatggatcGGCCGGCGATTTTGGCCCGCCGGCTGCTGGCGTTGATCGACAAGGCGCTGCCGCAAcacgcggcggcgatgcagTCCTTGACGCGAGCCAACGGGCGCCCCCCGGTCGCCGTTCGGTACTGGctgcctgccgtcgtcggtcttctctcgtcgacgacggtgctgcGGGTGCTGGTGAATCGCAAGGCCGACATCGTCGACTGGATCGCCGATTTCGGCCAGACGGTCCGAGACTTTTGGTTCAACTGGATCGTGCTGCCAGTGCAGAAGGTGATCAAGACGATCCGtcacgacgaggcgagcgagaTTGCCATCATGAGCCGCGACAGTCTCCGGGCCGATCGCGAGAGCTTGGAGCGGATGGTGGTGGACTTTGCCATGGACAAGCCGCACTTTGCCGACGGGAGTTCGtccctctcggccgcccagGTGGCGGCGATCCGcgccaaggtggccgagggcgacgtgaCGCCGGTGCTGCGGGCGTTCGAGAAGGACCTGAAGAGCCCGCTCGTGGGTGCCGTCCGCGGCGACCTCGTACGGTCGCTCCTCATCCAGGTGCAGAAGACCAAGGTGGATTTGGAAgtggccatgacgggcaTCGACTCGCTCCTGAAAAGCCAGGAGCTCGtcttcggcttcgtcggcctcacGCCGGGCGTCTTGGTCTCCATCGGCGTTCTGCGGTACCTCGGCAGCCTGTTGGGCGGTCGTTCGGGACAGCGACGGACATCGACGGCCGGTCGAGCGGTCCGCATACTACGCAACGTCGACCGCATCCTGTCggaggcgaggccggcgcagGGAAACGTCTTGCCGTACAAGGACCACGGCTTGCTGCTCTTCGAGGTGCACGTGCTGAGGGAGGTGGTGGGCAAGCTGATGCCGCGCGACATTCGACGGGACTTTCTGGACGACCTCGATGACCTCGCCAACATGAAGGGGATCCTGGTGCAGTCGAAGGCGCTGGAGAGGATCCGGTGGGCGTACGCCCGGTGGCTGAACTAG
- a CDS encoding C-4 sterol methyl oxidase: MEVVNATVNAFGNQTQDYFTVLEEVTKYNVHLNYLERLWAAWYLFMNNDTLATGIMSFVLHEIVYFGRCLPFMIMDKIPFFHRYKIQNQKMPTLKEQWDCAAIVLISHFTAELPQIWFFHPIATYFGMDYGVPFPSLLKMAIQISIIFIMEDTWHYWFHRCLHYGPLYKAIHKMHHTYSAPFGLAAEYASPIETMLLGLGVVGSPILLLTITGDLHLITMYTWIILRLFQAIDAHSGYDFPWSLRHFLPVWAGADHHDMHHEKFIGNYASSFRWWDYFLDTEAGAEAHKRRREKKLKVIRDSKKQQ; encoded by the exons ATGGAGGTGGT CAACGCGACGGTAAATGCCTTCGGCAACCAGACGCAAGACTACTTCACCGTGCTGGAGGAAGTGACGAAGTACAATGTTCACCTCAACTACCTTGAGCGCCTCTGGGCT GCTTGGTATCTCTTCATGAATAACGACACGCTTGCGACTGGCATCATGAGCTTCGTCCTACACGAGATCGTCTACTTTGGCCGCTGCCTGCCGTTCATGATCATGGACAAGATCCCATTCTTCCACAGGTACAAAATCCAGAACCAGAAGATGCCGACGCTCAAGGAGCAGTGGGAttgcgccgccatcgtcctcaTCAGCCACTTCACGGCCGAGCTGCCCCAGATCTGGTTCTTCCACCCCATCGCCACCTACTTCGGCATGGACTACGGCGTGCCGTTCCCCTCGCTCCTGAAGATGGCCATCCAGATCTccatcatcttcatcatGGAGGACACCTGGCACTACTGGTTCCACCGATGCCTGCACTACGGGCCCCTCTACAAGGCCATCCACAAGATGCACCACACGTACTCGGCGCCCTTTGGTCTCGCTGCCGAGTACGCGTCGCCGATCGAGACGatgctgctcggcctcggcgtcgtcggctccccgATTCTCCTGCTCACCATCACCGGCGACCTCCACCTCATCACCATGTACACGTGGATCATCCTGCGCCTCTTCCAGGCCATCGACGCCCACAGCGGCTACGACTTCCCCTGGAGCCTGCGCCACTTTCTGCCCGTCTGGGCAGGTGCCGACCACCACGACATGCACCACGAGAAGTTCATCGGCAACTACGCCTCCAGCTTCCGCTGGTGGGACTACTTCCTGGAcaccgaggccggcgccgaggcgcACAAGCGCCGGCGCGAGAAGAAGCTCAAGGTGATCAGGGACTCCAAGAAGCAGCAATGA
- a CDS encoding pterin-4-alpha-carbinolamine dehydratase family protein, whose protein sequence is MPAMARLLPRPAQTRHLPHLVKRSYSSPTMQPHYSSGTDEAAAATSLTALLTSSGGSWTLSSNGSAIERSFKFKTFAKTWDFMTAVSLQCKIKNHHPEWSNVYNSTFIRWTTHNPPGLSEKDLGLAALCDTIAKDFGELAPEPASCEMRTMADKAAVAAADCCAPKK, encoded by the exons ATGCCGGCTATGGCCCGTCTCCTCCCGCGACCTGCACAAACACGGCATCTTCCACATCTAGTCAAGCGGTCGTATTCATCGCCGACCATGCAGCCGCACTATTCCTCGggcaccgacgaggccgccgccgccacgtcGCTCACAGCCCTCCTCACATCCTCAGGCGGCAGTTGGACGCTATCCAGTAATGGAAGCGCCATCGAACGAAGCTTCAAGTTCAAGACATTCGCAAAGACTTGG GACTTCATGACGGCCGTGTCTCTGCAGTGCAAAATCAAGAATCACCACCCCGAGTGGTCCAAT GTCTATAATTCGACCTTTATTCGTTGGACCACCCACAACCCGCCAGGCCTTTCGGAAAAGGACCTTGGCCTGGCCGCCCTCTGCGACACCATAGCCAAGGACTTTGGGGAGCTGGCGCCCGAGCCGGCAAGCTGCGAAATGAGAACCATGGCCGACAAagcggccgtggcggctgCGGATTGCTGTGCGCCAAAGAAATGA